A genomic window from Camelina sativa cultivar DH55 chromosome 2, Cs, whole genome shotgun sequence includes:
- the LOC104731952 gene encoding heterogeneous nuclear ribonucleoprotein 1-like: protein MESDLGKLFVGGISWDTDEERLRDYFSNYGDVVEAVIMRDRATGRARGFGFIVFSDPCVAERVIMLDKHIIDGRTVEAKKAVPRDDQQQVLKRHASPNHLMLSPVHGGGGARAKKIFVGGLPSSITEEEFKNYFDQFGTIADVVVMYDHNTQRPRGFGFITFDSDDAVDRVLLKTFHELNGKLVEVKRAVPKEISPPASSNRSPLPLGVNYGGGLSNRMSANSYFNNFAPGPCFYNNLGGSVGGRFSPVIGSGRHASSSFGLGLNLNPSYDGTTSTFGYNRVPSNPYFNGASPNRYTSPIGHNRTDSPYNSNNRGLWGNRTDTAGPGWNLNENNRGNWGLPSSSSSAVANDNSGGYGRNFGTGSGLTSSQFNGFEGSIGELYRGSSVYSDSTWQQQQQQQLPSQSSHELDNLSRSYGYDIDNVGSDPSANDSEGYNGSYNVGSRQTNRGIEA, encoded by the exons atggaatcGGATCTGGGGAAGCTCTTCGTTGGTGGGATTTCCTGGGATACAGATGAAGAAAGGTTAAGAGACTATTTTAGCAACTACGGTGATGTTGTTGAAGCTGTGATCATGAGAGACCGTGCCACTGGCCGTGCTCGTGGCTTTGGTTTCATTGTTTTCTCTGATCCTTGTGTTGCTGAGAGAGTCATCATGCTCGACAAACACATCATCGATGGCCGCACG GTTGAGGCGAAGAAGGCCGTGCCTCGAGATGATCAGCAGCAGGTGTTAAAACGACACGCTAGTCCTAACCACCTTATGTTGTCACCTGtccatggtggtggtggtgcaaGGGCAAAGAAGATCTTTGTTGGAGGTTTACCGTCCAGCATTACCGAGGAAGAGTTCAAGAACTACTTTGATCAGTTTGGTACTATTGCTGATGTTGTGGTTATGTATGATCATAACACGCAGAGGCCAAGAGGGTTTGGCTTCATTACTTTTGATTCAGATGATGCTGTTGATAGAGTTCTTCTCAAGACCTTTCATGAGCTCAATGGAAAACTAGTCGAGGTCAAAAGAGCGGTACCTAAGGAGATTTCCCCTCCTGCTTCTAGTAACCGAAGCCCGCTTCCTCTCGGTGTTAACTATGGTGGTGGCTTGTCTAATAGGATGTCTGCTAATAGCTACTTTAACAACTTTGCTCCTGGTCCTTGTTTTTATAACAATCTAGGTGGCTCTGTTGGTGGTCGGTTTAGTCCTGTTATTGGTAGTGGTAGACAtgcgtcttcttcttttggccTCGGTTTGAATTTGAATCCTAGCTATGATGGGACTACTTCTACATTTGGTTATAACCGGGTTCCAAGCAACCCTTACTTCAACGGTGCTTCCCCAAACCGTTACACCTCTCCAATCGGGCACAATAGAACTGATTCTCCTTACAATTCTAACAATAGAGGCTTATGGGGAAACAGAACCGATACTGCAGGTCCCGGTTGGAACTTGAATGAAAACAACAGAGGAAACTGGggacttccttcttcttcttcttctgctgttGCTAATGATAACAGTGGCGGCTATGGAAGAAACTTTGGGACAGGTTCTGGACTTACCTCGTCCCAATTTAACGGTTTTGAAGGTTCTATAGGGGAATTGTACAGAGGGAGCTCGGTTTACAGCGACTCAACGTggcagcaacagcaacagcagcagctaCCATCTCAGTCTTCTCACGAGCTAGACAATTTGTCTCGCTCTTACGGCTATGACATTGACAATGTAGGTTCAGACCCATCTGCAAATGACTCAGAAGGATACAATGGAAGCTACAATGTTGGTAGTAGACAAACTAATAGag GTATTGAGGCATAG
- the LOC109129041 gene encoding mitotic spindle checkpoint protein MAD1-like: MMNRVFGKPKQESNLNEVVLRTPPPKRLKSDAGGSPISANASGSGKQIVIYEDSPLPAPALLQTLSDHSDQHLCTYQCRILSSGVILYNK; the protein is encoded by the exons ATGATGAATCGAGTATTCGGGAAACCCAAGCAGGAGTCTAATCTTAACGAG GTTGTTTTGAGAACTCCGCCGCCGAAAAGGCTCAAGTCCGACGCTGGAGGCAGCCCAATCTCCGCCAACGCCTCTGGTTCCGGCAAGCAGATAGTCATATACGAAGATTCTCCTCTTCCTGCTCCTGCTCTGCTACAAACTTTGAGTGATCATTCCGATCAACACCTTTGCACCTATCAATGTCGTATACTCTCTTCTGGAGTTATACTCTACAACAAG TGA